One genomic window of Capricornis sumatraensis isolate serow.1 chromosome 15, serow.2, whole genome shotgun sequence includes the following:
- the UCKL1 gene encoding uridine-cytidine kinase-like 1 isoform X1, which yields MAAPPASADAPRPAPPPLAAGDGPDRPEGKSETTCEDRSNAESLDRLLPPVGTGRSPRKRTTSQCKSEPPLLRTSKRTIYTAGRPPWYNEHGTQSKEAFAIGLGGGSASGKTTVARMIIEALDVPWVVLLSMDSFYKVLTRQQQEQAAHNNFNFDHPDAFDFDLIISTLKKLKQGKSVKVPIYDFTTHSRKKDWKTLYGANVIIFEGIMAFADKTLLELLDMKIFVDTDSDIRLVRRLRRDISERGRDIEGVIKQYNKFVKPAFDQYIQPTMRVADIVVPRGSGNTVAIDLIVQHVHSQLEERELSVRAALASAHQCHPLPRTLSVLKSTPQVRGMHTIIRDRETSRDEFIFYSKRLMRLLIEHALSFLPFQDCMVQTPQGQDYAGKCYAGKQITGVSILRAGETMEPALRAVCKDVRIGTILIQTNQLTGEPELHYLRLPKDISDDHVILMDCTVSTGAAAMMAVRVLLDHDVPEDKIFLLSLLMAEMGVHSVAYAFPRVRIITTAVDKRVNDLFRIIPGIGNFGDRYFGTDAVPDGSDDEEGGSTG from the exons ATGGCTGCGCCCCCGGCCTCGGCCGACGCCCCCCGACCGGCGCCGCCGCCCCTCGCGGCTGGAGACGGGCCAGACCGGCCGGAGGGGAAGAGCGAGACCACGTGCGAGGACCG cagCAACGCGGAGTCCCTGGACAGGCTGCTTCCACCTGTGGGCACAGGGCGCTCGCCGAGGAAGCGTACCACCAGCCAGTGCAAGTCTGAGCCGCCCCTCCTGCGCACAAGCAAGCGTACCATCTACACGGCAGGGCGGCCGCCATGGTACAACGAGCATGGCACCCAGTCCAAGGAGGCCTTTGCCATTG GTCTGGGAGGTGGCAGTGCCTCCGGGAAGACCACCGTGGCCAGAATGATCATCGAGGCCCTGGATGTGCCCTGGGTGGTCTTGCTGTCCATGGATTCCTTCTATAAG GTGCTCAccaggcagcagcaggagcaggctgCCCACAACAACTTCAACTTTGACCACCCAGATGCCTTTGACTTCGACCTCATCATCTCCACTCTCAAGAAGCTCAAGCAGGGCAAGAGCGTCAAGGTGCCCATCTATGACTTCACCACCCACAGCCGGAAGAAGGACTGG AAAACTCTGTATGGTGCAAATGTCATCATCTTCGAGGGAATCATGGCCTTTGCCGACAAGACGCTGTTGGAG CTCCTGGACATGAAGATCTTTGTGGACACGGACTCCGACATACGCCTTGTGCGGCGACTGCGCCGTGACATTAGCGAGCGGGGCCGGGACATCGAGGGCGTCATCAAGCAGTACAATAAGTTTGTGAAGCCTGCCTTCGACCAGTATATCCAGCCCACCATGCGTGTGGCAGACATCGTGGTGCCCCGGG GGAGCGGGAACACAGTGGCCATCGACCTGATTGTGCAGCATGTGCACAGCCAGCTGGAGGAG CGTGAGCTCAGTGTCAG GGCTGCTCTGGCCTCGGCGCACCAGTGCCACCCCCTGCCCAGGACGCTTAGTGTCCTCAAGAGCACGCCACAAGTGCGGGGAATGCACACCATCATCAG AGACCGGGAAACCAGCCGCGACGAGTTCATTTTCTACTCTAAGAGGCTGATGCGGCTGCTCATCGAGCACGCACTCTCCTTCCTGCCTTTCCAG GACTGCATGGTGCAGACCCCACAGGGTCAGGACTACGCGGGCAAGTGCTATGCAGGGAAGCAG ATCACTGGCGTGTCCATCCTGCGGGCCGGTGAGACCATGGAGCCTGCGCTGCGGGCCGTATGCAAGGACGTGCGCATTGGCACCATCCTCATCCAGACCAACCAACTCACTGGGGAGCCCGAG CTCCACTACCTGCGGCTCCCCAAGGACATCAGTGACGACCACGTGATCCTGATGGACTGCACAGTGTCTACGGGCGCGGCGGCCATGATGGCTGTGCGGGTGCTGCTG GACCACGACGTGCCTGAGGACAAGATCTTCCTGCTGTCGCTGCTCATGGCAGAGATGGGCGTCCACTCGGTGGCCTACGCCTTCCCCCGCGTTAGAATCATCACCACAGCAGTAGACAAGCGCGTCAATGACCTCTTCCGTATCATCCCTGGCATCG GGAACTTTGGTGACCGATACTTCGGGACCGACGCCGTCCCTGACGGGAGCGACGATGAAGAAGGGGGCTCCACTGGGTAG
- the UCKL1 gene encoding uridine-cytidine kinase-like 1 isoform X5, whose amino-acid sequence MAAPPASADAPRPAPPPLAAGDGPDRPEGKSETTCEDRSNAESLDRLLPPVGTGRSPRKRTTSQCKSEPPLLRTSKRTIYTAGRPPWYNEHGTQSKEAFAIGLGGGSASGKTTVARMIIEALDVPWVVLLSMDSFYKVLTRQQQEQAAHNNFNFDHPDAFDFDLIISTLKKLKQGKSVKVPIYDFTTHSRKKDWKTLYGANVIIFEGIMAFADKTLLELLDMKIFVDTDSDIRLVRRLRRDISERGRDIEGVIKQYNKFVKPAFDQYIQPTMRVADIVVPRGSGNTVAIDLIVQHVHSQLEERELSVRAALASAHQCHPLPRTLSVLKSTPQVRGMHTIIRDRETSRDEFIFYSKRLMRLLIEHALSFLPFQITGVSILRAGETMEPALRAVCKDVRIGTILIQTNQLTGEPELHYLRLPKDISDDHVILMDCTVSTGAAAMMAVRVLLDHDVPEDKIFLLSLLMAEMGVHSVAYAFPRVRIITTAVDKRVNDLFRIIPGIGNFGDRYFGTDAVPDGSDDEEGGSTG is encoded by the exons ATGGCTGCGCCCCCGGCCTCGGCCGACGCCCCCCGACCGGCGCCGCCGCCCCTCGCGGCTGGAGACGGGCCAGACCGGCCGGAGGGGAAGAGCGAGACCACGTGCGAGGACCG cagCAACGCGGAGTCCCTGGACAGGCTGCTTCCACCTGTGGGCACAGGGCGCTCGCCGAGGAAGCGTACCACCAGCCAGTGCAAGTCTGAGCCGCCCCTCCTGCGCACAAGCAAGCGTACCATCTACACGGCAGGGCGGCCGCCATGGTACAACGAGCATGGCACCCAGTCCAAGGAGGCCTTTGCCATTG GTCTGGGAGGTGGCAGTGCCTCCGGGAAGACCACCGTGGCCAGAATGATCATCGAGGCCCTGGATGTGCCCTGGGTGGTCTTGCTGTCCATGGATTCCTTCTATAAG GTGCTCAccaggcagcagcaggagcaggctgCCCACAACAACTTCAACTTTGACCACCCAGATGCCTTTGACTTCGACCTCATCATCTCCACTCTCAAGAAGCTCAAGCAGGGCAAGAGCGTCAAGGTGCCCATCTATGACTTCACCACCCACAGCCGGAAGAAGGACTGG AAAACTCTGTATGGTGCAAATGTCATCATCTTCGAGGGAATCATGGCCTTTGCCGACAAGACGCTGTTGGAG CTCCTGGACATGAAGATCTTTGTGGACACGGACTCCGACATACGCCTTGTGCGGCGACTGCGCCGTGACATTAGCGAGCGGGGCCGGGACATCGAGGGCGTCATCAAGCAGTACAATAAGTTTGTGAAGCCTGCCTTCGACCAGTATATCCAGCCCACCATGCGTGTGGCAGACATCGTGGTGCCCCGGG GGAGCGGGAACACAGTGGCCATCGACCTGATTGTGCAGCATGTGCACAGCCAGCTGGAGGAG CGTGAGCTCAGTGTCAG GGCTGCTCTGGCCTCGGCGCACCAGTGCCACCCCCTGCCCAGGACGCTTAGTGTCCTCAAGAGCACGCCACAAGTGCGGGGAATGCACACCATCATCAG AGACCGGGAAACCAGCCGCGACGAGTTCATTTTCTACTCTAAGAGGCTGATGCGGCTGCTCATCGAGCACGCACTCTCCTTCCTGCCTTTCCAG ATCACTGGCGTGTCCATCCTGCGGGCCGGTGAGACCATGGAGCCTGCGCTGCGGGCCGTATGCAAGGACGTGCGCATTGGCACCATCCTCATCCAGACCAACCAACTCACTGGGGAGCCCGAG CTCCACTACCTGCGGCTCCCCAAGGACATCAGTGACGACCACGTGATCCTGATGGACTGCACAGTGTCTACGGGCGCGGCGGCCATGATGGCTGTGCGGGTGCTGCTG GACCACGACGTGCCTGAGGACAAGATCTTCCTGCTGTCGCTGCTCATGGCAGAGATGGGCGTCCACTCGGTGGCCTACGCCTTCCCCCGCGTTAGAATCATCACCACAGCAGTAGACAAGCGCGTCAATGACCTCTTCCGTATCATCCCTGGCATCG GGAACTTTGGTGACCGATACTTCGGGACCGACGCCGTCCCTGACGGGAGCGACGATGAAGAAGGGGGCTCCACTGGGTAG
- the UCKL1 gene encoding uridine-cytidine kinase-like 1 isoform X2 — translation MAAPPASADAPRPAPPPLAAGDGPDRPEGKSETTCEDRSNAESLDRLLPPVGTGRSPRKRTTSQCKSEPPLLRTSKRTIYTAGRPPWYNEHGTQSKEAFAIGLGGGSASGKTTVARMIIEALDVPWVVLLSMDSFYKVLTRQQQEQAAHNNFNFDHPDAFDFDLIISTLKKLKQGKSVKVPIYDFTTHSRKKDWKTLYGANVIIFEGIMAFADKTLLELLDMKIFVDTDSDIRLVRRLRRDISERGRDIEGVIKQYNKFVKPAFDQYIQPTMRVADIVVPRGSGNTVAIDLIVQHVHSQLEERKLRWDLAALASAHQCHPLPRTLSVLKSTPQVRGMHTIIRDRETSRDEFIFYSKRLMRLLIEHALSFLPFQDCMVQTPQGQDYAGKCYAGKQITGVSILRAGETMEPALRAVCKDVRIGTILIQTNQLTGEPELHYLRLPKDISDDHVILMDCTVSTGAAAMMAVRVLLDHDVPEDKIFLLSLLMAEMGVHSVAYAFPRVRIITTAVDKRVNDLFRIIPGIGNFGDRYFGTDAVPDGSDDEEGGSTG, via the exons ATGGCTGCGCCCCCGGCCTCGGCCGACGCCCCCCGACCGGCGCCGCCGCCCCTCGCGGCTGGAGACGGGCCAGACCGGCCGGAGGGGAAGAGCGAGACCACGTGCGAGGACCG cagCAACGCGGAGTCCCTGGACAGGCTGCTTCCACCTGTGGGCACAGGGCGCTCGCCGAGGAAGCGTACCACCAGCCAGTGCAAGTCTGAGCCGCCCCTCCTGCGCACAAGCAAGCGTACCATCTACACGGCAGGGCGGCCGCCATGGTACAACGAGCATGGCACCCAGTCCAAGGAGGCCTTTGCCATTG GTCTGGGAGGTGGCAGTGCCTCCGGGAAGACCACCGTGGCCAGAATGATCATCGAGGCCCTGGATGTGCCCTGGGTGGTCTTGCTGTCCATGGATTCCTTCTATAAG GTGCTCAccaggcagcagcaggagcaggctgCCCACAACAACTTCAACTTTGACCACCCAGATGCCTTTGACTTCGACCTCATCATCTCCACTCTCAAGAAGCTCAAGCAGGGCAAGAGCGTCAAGGTGCCCATCTATGACTTCACCACCCACAGCCGGAAGAAGGACTGG AAAACTCTGTATGGTGCAAATGTCATCATCTTCGAGGGAATCATGGCCTTTGCCGACAAGACGCTGTTGGAG CTCCTGGACATGAAGATCTTTGTGGACACGGACTCCGACATACGCCTTGTGCGGCGACTGCGCCGTGACATTAGCGAGCGGGGCCGGGACATCGAGGGCGTCATCAAGCAGTACAATAAGTTTGTGAAGCCTGCCTTCGACCAGTATATCCAGCCCACCATGCGTGTGGCAGACATCGTGGTGCCCCGGG GGAGCGGGAACACAGTGGCCATCGACCTGATTGTGCAGCATGTGCACAGCCAGCTGGAGGAG AGGAAGCTGCGCTGGGATCT GGCTGCTCTGGCCTCGGCGCACCAGTGCCACCCCCTGCCCAGGACGCTTAGTGTCCTCAAGAGCACGCCACAAGTGCGGGGAATGCACACCATCATCAG AGACCGGGAAACCAGCCGCGACGAGTTCATTTTCTACTCTAAGAGGCTGATGCGGCTGCTCATCGAGCACGCACTCTCCTTCCTGCCTTTCCAG GACTGCATGGTGCAGACCCCACAGGGTCAGGACTACGCGGGCAAGTGCTATGCAGGGAAGCAG ATCACTGGCGTGTCCATCCTGCGGGCCGGTGAGACCATGGAGCCTGCGCTGCGGGCCGTATGCAAGGACGTGCGCATTGGCACCATCCTCATCCAGACCAACCAACTCACTGGGGAGCCCGAG CTCCACTACCTGCGGCTCCCCAAGGACATCAGTGACGACCACGTGATCCTGATGGACTGCACAGTGTCTACGGGCGCGGCGGCCATGATGGCTGTGCGGGTGCTGCTG GACCACGACGTGCCTGAGGACAAGATCTTCCTGCTGTCGCTGCTCATGGCAGAGATGGGCGTCCACTCGGTGGCCTACGCCTTCCCCCGCGTTAGAATCATCACCACAGCAGTAGACAAGCGCGTCAATGACCTCTTCCGTATCATCCCTGGCATCG GGAACTTTGGTGACCGATACTTCGGGACCGACGCCGTCCCTGACGGGAGCGACGATGAAGAAGGGGGCTCCACTGGGTAG
- the UCKL1 gene encoding uridine-cytidine kinase-like 1 isoform X3: MAAPPASADAPRPAPPPLAAGDGPDRPEGKSETTCEDRNAESLDRLLPPVGTGRSPRKRTTSQCKSEPPLLRTSKRTIYTAGRPPWYNEHGTQSKEAFAIGLGGGSASGKTTVARMIIEALDVPWVVLLSMDSFYKVLTRQQQEQAAHNNFNFDHPDAFDFDLIISTLKKLKQGKSVKVPIYDFTTHSRKKDWKTLYGANVIIFEGIMAFADKTLLELLDMKIFVDTDSDIRLVRRLRRDISERGRDIEGVIKQYNKFVKPAFDQYIQPTMRVADIVVPRGSGNTVAIDLIVQHVHSQLEERELSVRAALASAHQCHPLPRTLSVLKSTPQVRGMHTIIRDRETSRDEFIFYSKRLMRLLIEHALSFLPFQDCMVQTPQGQDYAGKCYAGKQITGVSILRAGETMEPALRAVCKDVRIGTILIQTNQLTGEPELHYLRLPKDISDDHVILMDCTVSTGAAAMMAVRVLLDHDVPEDKIFLLSLLMAEMGVHSVAYAFPRVRIITTAVDKRVNDLFRIIPGIGNFGDRYFGTDAVPDGSDDEEGGSTG, from the exons ATGGCTGCGCCCCCGGCCTCGGCCGACGCCCCCCGACCGGCGCCGCCGCCCCTCGCGGCTGGAGACGGGCCAGACCGGCCGGAGGGGAAGAGCGAGACCACGTGCGAGGACCG CAACGCGGAGTCCCTGGACAGGCTGCTTCCACCTGTGGGCACAGGGCGCTCGCCGAGGAAGCGTACCACCAGCCAGTGCAAGTCTGAGCCGCCCCTCCTGCGCACAAGCAAGCGTACCATCTACACGGCAGGGCGGCCGCCATGGTACAACGAGCATGGCACCCAGTCCAAGGAGGCCTTTGCCATTG GTCTGGGAGGTGGCAGTGCCTCCGGGAAGACCACCGTGGCCAGAATGATCATCGAGGCCCTGGATGTGCCCTGGGTGGTCTTGCTGTCCATGGATTCCTTCTATAAG GTGCTCAccaggcagcagcaggagcaggctgCCCACAACAACTTCAACTTTGACCACCCAGATGCCTTTGACTTCGACCTCATCATCTCCACTCTCAAGAAGCTCAAGCAGGGCAAGAGCGTCAAGGTGCCCATCTATGACTTCACCACCCACAGCCGGAAGAAGGACTGG AAAACTCTGTATGGTGCAAATGTCATCATCTTCGAGGGAATCATGGCCTTTGCCGACAAGACGCTGTTGGAG CTCCTGGACATGAAGATCTTTGTGGACACGGACTCCGACATACGCCTTGTGCGGCGACTGCGCCGTGACATTAGCGAGCGGGGCCGGGACATCGAGGGCGTCATCAAGCAGTACAATAAGTTTGTGAAGCCTGCCTTCGACCAGTATATCCAGCCCACCATGCGTGTGGCAGACATCGTGGTGCCCCGGG GGAGCGGGAACACAGTGGCCATCGACCTGATTGTGCAGCATGTGCACAGCCAGCTGGAGGAG CGTGAGCTCAGTGTCAG GGCTGCTCTGGCCTCGGCGCACCAGTGCCACCCCCTGCCCAGGACGCTTAGTGTCCTCAAGAGCACGCCACAAGTGCGGGGAATGCACACCATCATCAG AGACCGGGAAACCAGCCGCGACGAGTTCATTTTCTACTCTAAGAGGCTGATGCGGCTGCTCATCGAGCACGCACTCTCCTTCCTGCCTTTCCAG GACTGCATGGTGCAGACCCCACAGGGTCAGGACTACGCGGGCAAGTGCTATGCAGGGAAGCAG ATCACTGGCGTGTCCATCCTGCGGGCCGGTGAGACCATGGAGCCTGCGCTGCGGGCCGTATGCAAGGACGTGCGCATTGGCACCATCCTCATCCAGACCAACCAACTCACTGGGGAGCCCGAG CTCCACTACCTGCGGCTCCCCAAGGACATCAGTGACGACCACGTGATCCTGATGGACTGCACAGTGTCTACGGGCGCGGCGGCCATGATGGCTGTGCGGGTGCTGCTG GACCACGACGTGCCTGAGGACAAGATCTTCCTGCTGTCGCTGCTCATGGCAGAGATGGGCGTCCACTCGGTGGCCTACGCCTTCCCCCGCGTTAGAATCATCACCACAGCAGTAGACAAGCGCGTCAATGACCTCTTCCGTATCATCCCTGGCATCG GGAACTTTGGTGACCGATACTTCGGGACCGACGCCGTCCCTGACGGGAGCGACGATGAAGAAGGGGGCTCCACTGGGTAG
- the UCKL1 gene encoding uridine-cytidine kinase-like 1 isoform X4 yields the protein MAAPPASADAPRPAPPPLAAGDGPDRPEGKSETTCEDRNAESLDRLLPPVGTGRSPRKRTTSQCKSEPPLLRTSKRTIYTAGRPPWYNEHGTQSKEAFAIGLGGGSASGKTTVARMIIEALDVPWVVLLSMDSFYKVLTRQQQEQAAHNNFNFDHPDAFDFDLIISTLKKLKQGKSVKVPIYDFTTHSRKKDWKTLYGANVIIFEGIMAFADKTLLELLDMKIFVDTDSDIRLVRRLRRDISERGRDIEGVIKQYNKFVKPAFDQYIQPTMRVADIVVPRGSGNTVAIDLIVQHVHSQLEERKLRWDLAALASAHQCHPLPRTLSVLKSTPQVRGMHTIIRDRETSRDEFIFYSKRLMRLLIEHALSFLPFQDCMVQTPQGQDYAGKCYAGKQITGVSILRAGETMEPALRAVCKDVRIGTILIQTNQLTGEPELHYLRLPKDISDDHVILMDCTVSTGAAAMMAVRVLLDHDVPEDKIFLLSLLMAEMGVHSVAYAFPRVRIITTAVDKRVNDLFRIIPGIGNFGDRYFGTDAVPDGSDDEEGGSTG from the exons ATGGCTGCGCCCCCGGCCTCGGCCGACGCCCCCCGACCGGCGCCGCCGCCCCTCGCGGCTGGAGACGGGCCAGACCGGCCGGAGGGGAAGAGCGAGACCACGTGCGAGGACCG CAACGCGGAGTCCCTGGACAGGCTGCTTCCACCTGTGGGCACAGGGCGCTCGCCGAGGAAGCGTACCACCAGCCAGTGCAAGTCTGAGCCGCCCCTCCTGCGCACAAGCAAGCGTACCATCTACACGGCAGGGCGGCCGCCATGGTACAACGAGCATGGCACCCAGTCCAAGGAGGCCTTTGCCATTG GTCTGGGAGGTGGCAGTGCCTCCGGGAAGACCACCGTGGCCAGAATGATCATCGAGGCCCTGGATGTGCCCTGGGTGGTCTTGCTGTCCATGGATTCCTTCTATAAG GTGCTCAccaggcagcagcaggagcaggctgCCCACAACAACTTCAACTTTGACCACCCAGATGCCTTTGACTTCGACCTCATCATCTCCACTCTCAAGAAGCTCAAGCAGGGCAAGAGCGTCAAGGTGCCCATCTATGACTTCACCACCCACAGCCGGAAGAAGGACTGG AAAACTCTGTATGGTGCAAATGTCATCATCTTCGAGGGAATCATGGCCTTTGCCGACAAGACGCTGTTGGAG CTCCTGGACATGAAGATCTTTGTGGACACGGACTCCGACATACGCCTTGTGCGGCGACTGCGCCGTGACATTAGCGAGCGGGGCCGGGACATCGAGGGCGTCATCAAGCAGTACAATAAGTTTGTGAAGCCTGCCTTCGACCAGTATATCCAGCCCACCATGCGTGTGGCAGACATCGTGGTGCCCCGGG GGAGCGGGAACACAGTGGCCATCGACCTGATTGTGCAGCATGTGCACAGCCAGCTGGAGGAG AGGAAGCTGCGCTGGGATCT GGCTGCTCTGGCCTCGGCGCACCAGTGCCACCCCCTGCCCAGGACGCTTAGTGTCCTCAAGAGCACGCCACAAGTGCGGGGAATGCACACCATCATCAG AGACCGGGAAACCAGCCGCGACGAGTTCATTTTCTACTCTAAGAGGCTGATGCGGCTGCTCATCGAGCACGCACTCTCCTTCCTGCCTTTCCAG GACTGCATGGTGCAGACCCCACAGGGTCAGGACTACGCGGGCAAGTGCTATGCAGGGAAGCAG ATCACTGGCGTGTCCATCCTGCGGGCCGGTGAGACCATGGAGCCTGCGCTGCGGGCCGTATGCAAGGACGTGCGCATTGGCACCATCCTCATCCAGACCAACCAACTCACTGGGGAGCCCGAG CTCCACTACCTGCGGCTCCCCAAGGACATCAGTGACGACCACGTGATCCTGATGGACTGCACAGTGTCTACGGGCGCGGCGGCCATGATGGCTGTGCGGGTGCTGCTG GACCACGACGTGCCTGAGGACAAGATCTTCCTGCTGTCGCTGCTCATGGCAGAGATGGGCGTCCACTCGGTGGCCTACGCCTTCCCCCGCGTTAGAATCATCACCACAGCAGTAGACAAGCGCGTCAATGACCTCTTCCGTATCATCCCTGGCATCG GGAACTTTGGTGACCGATACTTCGGGACCGACGCCGTCCCTGACGGGAGCGACGATGAAGAAGGGGGCTCCACTGGGTAG
- the UCKL1 gene encoding uridine-cytidine kinase-like 1 isoform X6, whose amino-acid sequence MSSPPAYPGIRVSGCWTLGAEGSSNAESLDRLLPPVGTGRSPRKRTTSQCKSEPPLLRTSKRTIYTAGRPPWYNEHGTQSKEAFAIGLGGGSASGKTTVARMIIEALDVPWVVLLSMDSFYKVLTRQQQEQAAHNNFNFDHPDAFDFDLIISTLKKLKQGKSVKVPIYDFTTHSRKKDWKTLYGANVIIFEGIMAFADKTLLELLDMKIFVDTDSDIRLVRRLRRDISERGRDIEGVIKQYNKFVKPAFDQYIQPTMRVADIVVPRGSGNTVAIDLIVQHVHSQLEERELSVRAALASAHQCHPLPRTLSVLKSTPQVRGMHTIIRDRETSRDEFIFYSKRLMRLLIEHALSFLPFQDCMVQTPQGQDYAGKCYAGKQITGVSILRAGETMEPALRAVCKDVRIGTILIQTNQLTGEPELHYLRLPKDISDDHVILMDCTVSTGAAAMMAVRVLLDHDVPEDKIFLLSLLMAEMGVHSVAYAFPRVRIITTAVDKRVNDLFRIIPGIGNFGDRYFGTDAVPDGSDDEEGGSTG is encoded by the exons ATGAGCAGCCCCCCAGCTTACCCTGGCATCCGGGTATCAGGGTGCTGGACCCTCGGAGCAGAAGGCAG cagCAACGCGGAGTCCCTGGACAGGCTGCTTCCACCTGTGGGCACAGGGCGCTCGCCGAGGAAGCGTACCACCAGCCAGTGCAAGTCTGAGCCGCCCCTCCTGCGCACAAGCAAGCGTACCATCTACACGGCAGGGCGGCCGCCATGGTACAACGAGCATGGCACCCAGTCCAAGGAGGCCTTTGCCATTG GTCTGGGAGGTGGCAGTGCCTCCGGGAAGACCACCGTGGCCAGAATGATCATCGAGGCCCTGGATGTGCCCTGGGTGGTCTTGCTGTCCATGGATTCCTTCTATAAG GTGCTCAccaggcagcagcaggagcaggctgCCCACAACAACTTCAACTTTGACCACCCAGATGCCTTTGACTTCGACCTCATCATCTCCACTCTCAAGAAGCTCAAGCAGGGCAAGAGCGTCAAGGTGCCCATCTATGACTTCACCACCCACAGCCGGAAGAAGGACTGG AAAACTCTGTATGGTGCAAATGTCATCATCTTCGAGGGAATCATGGCCTTTGCCGACAAGACGCTGTTGGAG CTCCTGGACATGAAGATCTTTGTGGACACGGACTCCGACATACGCCTTGTGCGGCGACTGCGCCGTGACATTAGCGAGCGGGGCCGGGACATCGAGGGCGTCATCAAGCAGTACAATAAGTTTGTGAAGCCTGCCTTCGACCAGTATATCCAGCCCACCATGCGTGTGGCAGACATCGTGGTGCCCCGGG GGAGCGGGAACACAGTGGCCATCGACCTGATTGTGCAGCATGTGCACAGCCAGCTGGAGGAG CGTGAGCTCAGTGTCAG GGCTGCTCTGGCCTCGGCGCACCAGTGCCACCCCCTGCCCAGGACGCTTAGTGTCCTCAAGAGCACGCCACAAGTGCGGGGAATGCACACCATCATCAG AGACCGGGAAACCAGCCGCGACGAGTTCATTTTCTACTCTAAGAGGCTGATGCGGCTGCTCATCGAGCACGCACTCTCCTTCCTGCCTTTCCAG GACTGCATGGTGCAGACCCCACAGGGTCAGGACTACGCGGGCAAGTGCTATGCAGGGAAGCAG ATCACTGGCGTGTCCATCCTGCGGGCCGGTGAGACCATGGAGCCTGCGCTGCGGGCCGTATGCAAGGACGTGCGCATTGGCACCATCCTCATCCAGACCAACCAACTCACTGGGGAGCCCGAG CTCCACTACCTGCGGCTCCCCAAGGACATCAGTGACGACCACGTGATCCTGATGGACTGCACAGTGTCTACGGGCGCGGCGGCCATGATGGCTGTGCGGGTGCTGCTG GACCACGACGTGCCTGAGGACAAGATCTTCCTGCTGTCGCTGCTCATGGCAGAGATGGGCGTCCACTCGGTGGCCTACGCCTTCCCCCGCGTTAGAATCATCACCACAGCAGTAGACAAGCGCGTCAATGACCTCTTCCGTATCATCCCTGGCATCG GGAACTTTGGTGACCGATACTTCGGGACCGACGCCGTCCCTGACGGGAGCGACGATGAAGAAGGGGGCTCCACTGGGTAG